From one Lolium rigidum isolate FL_2022 chromosome 4, APGP_CSIRO_Lrig_0.1, whole genome shotgun sequence genomic stretch:
- the LOC124648327 gene encoding putative F-box/LRR-repeat protein At3g44810, with product MSPPRRHLWPFRSSRSAAILDAVRRTRHQRRYRLRKLHAAAEDSSGSKASSPQTNGHQSGISQGDDNTRQQDLFEKLSDDILHRIHSLLPIRDAACAACMSRAFLRSWRCYSKLILNDHALRLTHIESEERKAYVIDKIDKILKNHHDNGVKVESLNLILTPCNNIKASYLDRWLRRTIKPGFKELYLEMPLYMKKIYNFPCSVLSDEGAASSIQSLDLLSHCAFNPTSTLGCLRSLKILKLSLVRITDEGLEHLLSKSPNLEELSIFACTGIVCLKIPSTMQHLKFLRVRRCEILCKMMRVVEIDAPNLCSFHYHSSLPEVHVRNCSQLKHVKLSYPGLPCRALFYARTSLPSIARNVESLILDSYCENANTPMLQSKLPHLKNLEIGLSSLGCFGSSYDVFSLVSFLDASPALESFILRLNRDAMARCPVVGDDDECPRRKVDLWHNHLRQVTITGFCSAKSLVELTVHILESTHSLECLTLDTTYGGYDRRMMVYGIIGKCPNSRKIGQCWPMGKRAVEEAHRAVKTAGRCIAGRVPLAVQFEVLGPCSRCHTGNQ from the exons CCTTTTCGATCCTCCCGATCCGCGGCGATCCTCGACGCAGTGCGCAGAACTCGGCATCAGCGTCGATATCGGCTGCGGAAACTCCATGCTGCTGCTGAAG ATAGTAGTGGGTCAAAGGCTTCATCGCCTCAAACAAATGGCCACCAAAGCGGTATTTCTCAAGGTGACGACAATACAAGGCAACAAGATCTTTTTGAGAAACTCTCAGAT GACATCTTACATCGTATACATTCTCTCTTGCCAATACGAGACGCTGCTTGTGCTGCCTGCATGTCTCGTGCATTTCTGCGTTCCTGGAGATGCTATTCCAAACTCATACTCAACGACCATGCGCTTCGGTTGACTCACATAGAATCTGAGGAAAGAAAAGCCTATGTCATCGACAAAATTGACAAAATTCTTAAGAACCATCATGACAATGGGGTGAAGGTGGAGTCACTTAACCTTATTCTTACCCCGTGCAACAATATCAAAGCCTCCTACCTGGACAGGTGGCTCCGAAGAACCATTAAGCCTGGGTTCAAAGAACTTTACTTGGAGATGCCTTTATACATGAAGAAAATTTACAACTTCCCATGCTCTGTTTTGTCTGATGAGGGAGCTGCAAGTTCAATTCAGTCTCTTGACCTCTTGAGTCATTGCGCTTTTAATCCCACATCAACACTTGGCTGCTTGAGAAgcttgaaaattttaaaactttCTCTTGTCCGTATTACTGATGAAGGATTGGAGCACTTGCTTTCAAAATCTCCTAACTTGGAGGAGCTGAGCATCTTTGCATGTACTGGGATAGTTTGCTTGAAAATACCTAGTACGATGCAGCATCTCAAGTTCCTCAGGGTTAGAAGATGCGAGATACTTTGCAAGATGATGCGGGTGGTAGAGATCGATGCTCCAAACCTCTGCTCTTTTCACTATCACAGCTCTCTGCCAGAAGTCCatgtcagaaattgttcgcaacttaagcATGTAAAGTTATCATATCCCGGCCTGCCATGTCGTGCTCTTTTTTATGCCCGCACTAGTCTTCCGTCCATCGCACGGAATGTCGAGAGCCTTATTTTGGACAGTTATTGTGAG AATGCCAACACTCCGATGCTACAGTCCAAGCTACCCCACCTCAAGAACTTGGAAATTGGACTCAGCTCATTAGGGTGCTTCGGCTCAAGCTATGACGTCTTTTCTCTGGTTTCTTTTCTTGATGCTTCTCCTGCCCTGGAGTCTTTCATCCTGCGC CTAAATCGTGATGCCATGGCACGCTGTCCTGTTGTTGGAGATGATGATGAATGCCCGAGGCGGAAGGTGGACTTGTGGCATAACCACCTCAGGCAGGTGACGATCACGGGCTTCTGTTCAGCCAAAAGCCTGGTTGAGCTCACGGTTCACATCCTCGAGAGCACACACTCGCTCGAGTGCTTGACGCTGGACACAACCTATGGAGGCTACGATAGGAGGATGATGGTCTATGGTATCATTGGCAAATGCCCAAACTCAAGAAAGATTGGCCAATGCTGGCCGATGGGCAAGAGAGCTGTTGAGGAAGCTCATAGAGCTGTGAAGACTGCTGGTAGATGCATAGCGGGGAGAGTTCCCTTGGCTGTTCAATTTGAGGTCCTGGGGCCCTGTAGTCGATGCCATACTGGCAATCAATAG